ATGGCAAGTATGTTTTCCCTTTTGTCTTTGCTTTCCTTTCCTCCCCAGATCCCCTCTTCCAACCATTCTTAATCTTTAATTTTCAGCATACCCATCTCTATCATCCCTCCATTCTTCTATGTTCCTCACCCTCCCCACCATCCCTCTGCCTTCTCATGTCCTTTCCATCTTTTCTCTCTTTACTTTTTCTTCCATTCTCTTTGTCTCAAATCTCTGATTCTTCATGGTTAAGATGCACATCCTCCTCATCCATCGGACTACACTTCATCGATTGCTCCTTGGTCCATCAGAGCTCCGTCTCGGCGTTGTTTGGATTGTCTGTTTTAACGGGTTTTTCCAGTCCCCTAGTGTAAATCTGATGAATACGATAGTGCAACAAGGATCTGCACGGTCTTCGGCCGTCTGTCCTTTTGATCCCTCTGCGAATCAGTCTCCTtctccttttctctttttctttttttcttccacTTTGGTTACTGTTTCTGAGGATGTTTTGTATGGTTTAGAGATTTGGGTTATGGAGATATTTCGACTGGTTCTATGCTGCTGTACTTGCACATGATTGTTTTGGTTGGAATCCAAGTCTTCGTCGGCCGATCTGGTGAAGTTTCTGTGTCACCTTTGGGCTTTTCTGGTGGCGGCGACGTCACTACGTCATCTCTCTTCTATTAGATCTGCATTGTGGCTAAAGCTTGTAGGgctatttggttttgtttgttgttgtttgttGGGTTTTTTATTTGGGCCCGTTTTGGGTCTTTTGTTTGTAATGCAGTTCTTGTTTGAATAAAAATATTTCCAtcgccaacaaaaaaaaaagtgttgataatcataatcatatcaatatatcatacagACTTGATTGTGGAATGAAACAACAGAAAGCAAGTTCAAAATCTAAttgaaattgatgagaataggAATCCTATTACACGTCTACTGTCAAACTTAAGCACAAATTAGAAAAAACAATCATCCAAAAGTAATACAACATTATAGAAAAGTATAATATTGCTGTTAATCCAGTTGAAAAGGTTATTCTTAAACAGGACCATTTGTAGaacagatgaaaaaaaaaattcaaggatTTACCACTTTGCTTCCTGGGTGTAGTTTGCGCGATCTAGAGATTCAATCTCAATTTCAGACAGTGGTGGACGCAGGAATAAATATATATGgggcaaaaaaaattaaatgggacaaaaaataaaaatatgacaCATGAacacaaatttcaatttttcaataACGACAGATATTTCTAATTAGATACTTTGATCTTAAGTCAGCAACCGATAGGTGGCCGTTATCTTTAATGTTTAAAGTTATGTGTCACATGTTTGATTGCTGGAAGTGAAGGTACTTAGACCATTATATGAAGTCATGTAGGCTGGAATTCGCCATAGGACAATGCAAACTTCTGACTGCCACCACTATGTCTACGACTTCCGTCCAGCGAAGATGTCAGAAGCTGAGCAAATGGCATTTCAGGGGGTGAAGGTGTAGTCAGTTGCACAGATTCGGGAGGGGGAGTATATGGAGCAGTAGATGGTTCAGTGTTGAAGGTAGAGAACACAGGTGGTGAGACTAATTGGGTCTCATATGCACAAGGGCCAATGATGAACATGGACTAAGCTCCACCTGGAGAGTAGGCATTGGCAaaaagggaagcaaattacatgaaTCCGGCAGGTGTTTGGGTAGAGGAAGGTGGTTCAGATGGCAGCAAAGATGCCGGAGAAGAGGGACGGGCAATGAAGGGAAGTACAATAGAAGTTGAGGATGTTGGTTTTCTGCGGCAGGAACTGCAACGCCTGGTACTGTAAGCTCGGGAACAAGAACTGCATGACCAATTCGCTTGCTTTTTTTCTgatacccaaagcactaatatagGCTCCAGCAACTTCCCCATCTTCTTTTCTGTAGTCAAATAACGAAAGATTGTCAATAACTCACAGCTTCAGCTTGGTACTGTACGCATTATTGACTTCTACACTACCAACTAAGACTCAAGCATAACATGGTTACATGCATCAATTCGTTACTTCAGCTGAAGAAATCTTCCATCATTTTGTGAATTACATGCATCAATTTGTTACTTCAGCCGAAGAAAATATCCATTACTTCGTCAACTTAATTGTGTTTGTACCTGTTTTTTGCACGTCGACCTACTAAGCTCTCACTGTTGGATGAGATAGAATTTTGGCTGAGATTAAGTAAGGGCCAAGAATGAAGTCACTCGATCATTCGGCCGAGAATGAAATTAATTGGTCATTCAGCTGAGATGAGGAAATTAGTCAAATAAGCATTAGTTCGACCGAGAATATAAAATTTATGTCATACGGCCGAAATGAAGGTGTTGACCGAAATAAGAGTTTCTCGGTCACTCGATCAAGATTGTAGTTTTGAGTCGTATGACTAGGCGTTGTTCAGTCACTCGACCGAGATTAGAGTTTTGAGCCTGAGACAAAAACATCGTTCAATCACTTGGCCGaggtttgagattttgggtcgaacgacccaaaagatgatgaaattGGATCATACGGTTGGTTACATGGTTGGAAAATCCAAGTTCAAATGAATGACTACGCAGATGGGCTGAGAAGGAGCTTAGATATGCTCAGCCAAGCCCAACTGACAAACATCGGCCGAGGAGTCTGTTCAAGGGAGGAATCCTCATGAGGAAAGAGTTCAAATCAATTAAGGATTTCAATTGTGAAGATTCCAGATATCAGCCGaatcataacatttatggatgaATCAACCCAAAAAAGGAAGATGAATCCTACTTGAATTCCACGTCTTAGAGAGCAAGTTATCCTAGGTTTTTGATTTGTATATATAACACCTTGTAACTCATAGTAAaaggtcctgcaccacacaaacaaatcaatatacaacttttactcaaacCTTTCTCTTACTAtttcataggtactttgccttctattcaactttcataacttgttttcattttttagtttcttacttttatttcagcactttacattcaagcattttactttcttgttctttattttatatgcactttacttttcgcacttaggagtagttcgtaacatagaattatcatccattgatctctttcggccagtccggattggattgatgcgattcgtcgttcacacacatatcatctcacaacgttTTGACAACCGAATCCACTTCACCTTCGTCATTACCGTAATTTGCGAGTACCTTCACCTAATAGATTTCTCGCTTGTCACCCGAACCCTTGAGTTTACTCAAGAAGTGAGTgtgatagaagatcccggtcaggattgacgcctaaccgaagtccttgcaacagaggcatCAGAACCTAAAGGCtgagagggttccttcctcggcctacaatcatttgaaagaagtcagatcatgcaccattcaaatcagaaacctcgcttggccattcggccgcgagttggcccgcgcaatttcagaaggacgattcaaccacAAGTCCCTCGGCTCTCATTTCGGCCGAGACGATTATGAGGCAAACAAATTGTTAGACTTATTAATGCACACCCTTCGACAGCTTTGTACCTGGAACTATTGGGTTCTTTACAGGATTACTCTTGCTCATACCAAATCTTTCCAAGACATCAAGAGCATATTTCCTCTAACAAACATAAATTCCATCTGGACTTTGTAACACTTCGACACCGAGAAAGTACCTCATCCTCCCCAAGTCAGACATATCAAATTCCAACATCATTGACTTCTTAAATTCATCACACATACTCCTATCATTGCCAGTATAAATTAAGTTGCCAAACCCTAGTGCAAGTATTGGAATTATTGCCTCCTTCAAAAGCTGGACTATGCCAAGGAACagttatttaactatttaaggACAATCACATTATCAAAATGGGAATCCTAGAACACATCCCCTGAAAAAAGGGACAGAACCATCCTTCAACAAAACTGTACTAACAGAACAAAATCTGTAATATACGGCTTACCATTATTCAAACCGAATGTCCATTTTTGTCTAGAAGTCACAGAAGACACTGTACAACAACTTAAAATCGATAATTAACATTGCGATGCTATGGCAACAAGATAATTATGATCTATTTGCTATTTCATGACTTAAATTATCCTCAGTCGATGAGCTACCACATCGAAATTCAGTAAATTGCATTGGCTACTATAGTCATGAATCTAATTCATCTACCACATCAAAAACACACTAAAAACTAGTACTTGATCTAAAACtccactttatttttttttctagagtAATCCCCCCATAATTACCTGCTTTTCCAAACTCATTTCTAGACTCCAAAGTAGCCCAAAAAGCACTCAACTTTTACTTTTCCGGTAGCAAAAGTTACCTATGTTTCAGAATTCAGCGCAAGtaaaaagaaacacaaaaagGCAAGATCTTTACACATCTTTTGTCCCCAAAAAATGATTTACATCTCTTAATTGATACAATCAAATTGAAACAAGATATGAATTGGTACGTAGGTCTAACTAACTTCCTTGATGAGAAGGATAAGTGTTTGGATTGTTTaagaaacaaataataattatgATAGTTGAAGATAACTTGAAATATAAGCTTCTATATTAgaactaattaattaaattcatttaGGAGAAGATTGTGAATATGCGAACTTTGATTGAAATGTAAAGAAAGTTTGAATAATATCATTCGAACAGTGCAACAATTTTGCAGGGCCGCATTATTTTCTTTAAACTGGATCTAAAGATCTATTACACTTTTGTTTATTCCAATATCCTTTTTATAAATATCTTGCTAATTgcaggaagaaaagaaagaaaaggattacCATACATCATAAAATGCAATGGATCTTGAAAATtgggggtattgggcatggatGCTTTACTTAGGTTGAtgttgttcaacttcaatcttGGCAAGGGCACATTGGttgctaagagcatctccaatgggtttgttatttggctttggtcaaatttgaatttgacatatgacatgGCAAATTTGATGTAGCAacattttgactatttttagctccaatggagatgtcaaatttgaatattaccttaatatataaaattctatttatgttgtttttccttcttcttttttttcttgtaatcaaagatcatacaatgaatggttcCATTTAAAGAGATGCAATTGAGATTATGAGAAAAGAGATGAAAATGAGATtatgagaatttgagagagggGGAATACATAGCctgaaacagaaacaaaaactgCTTGAAAACTAGCAGTCAAGATAGCAAGAAACAGAATCAGCTTGAATTTGATAGCAGTCAAATACAACATCACTGGAAACCAACAAACTGATACAAACTAAAATGGattgaaaacagaaacagaaactgCACAGTTCTAGCATTCAAATAGCAGGAAACATAGTCATGATTCTTAAAGGGTTTGCAAGCAGTCAAATACATGATCACTGGACAAAACCTCAAACTGAtacaaactaaaatggaaaccaACAACCTCACACTTCATATATCACCTTGGAGAATTTTCATCTGAAGTTTGGAATAATATGCCCTCTGCTCAGGATTCATAGTAGATGTATCCATAGACATAATTCTCATCTCAGCCTCAAATTTCCTATTCCCAGCCTCAAGTTTCCTAACTCGCAGTTTCTCCTTGTCAACATCAACAAGCTTTAGTACCAGCTGAGAGACCCACAAAAACTACATAACACTGCTTCATCCTTAGCTCTTGGAAAATCCAAACAAGAGGGATTATGAAGAAGATATCCGACAGATTAAACTTAGACCAAATTAAGACCACAGCCTAATTTATCTCTGATAACAAAACAAGCATACCAAGGGTGTCATAATGTGTAACATATGTAATGGCATGGCTGTTACAGGcctgtaaaaacaaaaacaaaaaacacaagcATAAGGCTATAAAGTTGCAATCTTTCTAATAAGATTCAGTCCCCAAAATCATATTCGGTTGTTCAATACTTCAAACAGTCACAAAAACTGGCTCTCAACAGTCAACATAACATTTCAGCCATTTCTTCATTCTAGTGTCTTGCAATATATGCACAAATATCAGTTCTGCAATATATGCACATATATGCAATATATTCTAGTGTCTTCACTACCATTATTATACATGAATGGGCTAGTCTTCCTAATCAAACATATATCAGTTCTGCAAATGCATTATTCATACTATCAACTAATCAACTATGGTCTAAAGTTTTTACCTCCCTTGAGAACACCATAAATGTATATACGAACACCAAAGGGGGATGATAGTCATTCTATTCCTTGCCTGTCCATGAGGAGGTCACAAGCCCGTTTCTATCTAACCAAACTCCAGCGGCAGTGTCGAATACTAACAAAGCAAGATCACAGAAAaactatcaaaataaaaattactaGAAATTGCAATACAATGCATGGTATCAAAATCAAAGATTTACCTGCAATAGCTCCTTCACATCTCATTGATGTACACCCTCAATTCTCAAGACCAGGAATTGAGCCCcggcgtcttcttcttcccatcTCTTGTAGAGCAGTAATCTGCAGATTCATCAATTCTTCGTCTGATGATGAATTGGCAAGATCCCAAAATCCCTCATTTGCAGCATCTGAAGATGAATCTGAAACATTTTGATCCATGTgcgaaacaataaaaaaataaaagaccgaAAGGGGAgaatctgtcaaatttgacagaggatGCTCTTATGTCAAATACACGTGTAATAGACAGATGGGTTGGAACATAATTTGGTTGGTCAAAAATAAACGTTAGCTGTCCATCTGGCAAAAGACCCAtctgttggagatggtctaagtTGACAAGCGGAAATGACATTGGCTGTCTTTGTGTctttgaattgtgattgtgaAAGTGTAACAATTAGCTGTGAAGCTAGCATTTTGTTTGTTTCCAAATGATGTGACCTTAAGGTGAAGTACACCTCTCTCAGTTTGGGTTGAAGGCCCAAATCATTTCCCTGCCTTCAGAGTtcagaaatccatatacataaTTTTGACTTACTTCTCTGAATCAAAACAGTGAAGACACTATACACATTCAAAGAAACACATCACTTTCCGGTGTAACTGACATTGATCTTCGTCTTTGGGCATAAAATTCACAGAATCATTATTGTATTACCACCAATATCATCTAATCAGTGTCAAACCAATAGCAGTGACAATAATAGTGGAGGGCACCCCAAATTTGAGATGGCTCCAGAATGACAAATTGTATGCAAGGTGTGGGGCTTGGCGAGCCTGCTCACATACTATCAAGTTGGCTGCTGATCCCAATAGCGAGAGGTTCCCGGCCACGGTACTCACCCAAGCTAGAAGCAGCCATGCCTTCTTCTCATCTGCTGCTGATATTAAAGCCGCGGATGCTGCCACTCGTCCTCCAAGCAAGAGAACTACACAAAAAGAACATGTTCAAAGTTTGATCAGCAAGCAAGTTTGAGGAATAAAGACCTAAGTTCTACCAGCGTGcaaatgaaaaatgaccaaTCTCCCAAGAGTACTGCTATTCTAGGCTCATGAGTACCATGGCTCACATCTAACTTTGAGGTCTCAAATTGTGTTATGAGAGTATTTGTGATTCTGATGTTACAAATTGATGAAACATGATGCTTCATTCTTCATCAGTTACCTGAGAGCACTTGCCTCATTAAAGAAGATTATCTTCTAGCAACTACAATATTCAGTCCCTTATAAATGGCTTCCAGCAGAAGGCCAGTCACACTGAGATCAAGCATTAGATAACATAAACATATGCACGTTGATAATAACCAAGAGTTATTAGATGGTTAAGAGGAGTTGTATGAAGCAACAATTCTTGATTCTGAAATGTTACTTCATCAAACAGACCAACATTATCATAAAACTGGTAATAAAGAAATGTATAGATGGGAGAGAACATCAGCATTACCAGTTGGCACGTTTGAAGCCACGTTTGATAGTACAAGTATGGTAACAGCAAGAGCTGCTATTCCGCTAACATGATCAATTTTCGCATGGGGCTCCATGAAGTCCCAAAGAGTGCTTGGAATGCCGGTTTTGTTGAAGCCATCCACAGTTATAAACATACCACAGAAGAAAATTAAAAGTGAATAGGATACCTGGTCAAATAAGAGAAATGAACCAACTCAATCATGAGGGTTATTGTTTAAAAACTAGTCAACAGTTATACGTTACGCTGTAAAATTACCAATTTTCTCAAATGTACCTTTTCTAGGCTTGGCCAAGCATCCTTGAAATCAAGAACAACTAGAGCAAGTGCAGCAGTAATTGCGCACCATGACATGTTCAGGCCCATAAGAAGCGCAACCAACATTCCTATCGTAACAAAATAAACGCCAGATTTCCAAAACATCCTTCTCCATTTTGTGGTCAAATTTTCCTTTCCTTCCCTAGACTGATCTGTAGTAGTACAATTATCTCCAAGTTTTTCCTTTGATCTAGTCATTTTCAGAGCAACTGGTTCCTCCTTTTTCTGGGAAGCCACATCATTTGTCTCCTCAATCTTTGATGCACTTGAATTTCTTGCAGACTCAAAAGCACCAGCACTATAAACCCTCTGGATCTCAGTCTCAGCTGAAGGCACACGGTTCCTAAGGTTCTCAACAACTGGAGAACTTAGCCCACTCTTGGCTTCTAGTCTGGAGTTCAGCTCCTGAGAGTTGAAGGATGCACTATGTGACAGTGTGGCTGGTGAAAACCGGTGAGAAATCATATCCTCCTCCCCGACAACCTCTCCAGTTGCGTCTTCCACATCCTTCTGGATAGACAACAACTTCCAGAACATACACAAAAGAAGCAAAGCATTCACACAAACTCCTACAAGCATTGCAGGCAAAATTCCTAAAACAAACTTTCCAAAAGGAATTTTACTCTGAACAGCTATGACCAGGTTCTGAGGATTGCCGATTGGGGTTGCTGCAGACCCAATATTTGCACTTGAGGCAAGTGCAAGCAGGAATGGATGAGGCGGTAAGTTGTGTTGTCTTGCAACTTTTAGTACAAACTCAGTCAAAACCACACAAGAGGTGTCATTGGTGAAAAGAGCACTTGAAATGGCAGAAATCAAACAGACTCTACATATCAAGTCCTTTG
This portion of the Rosa chinensis cultivar Old Blush chromosome 1, RchiOBHm-V2, whole genome shotgun sequence genome encodes:
- the LOC112180654 gene encoding silicon efflux transporter LSI2 isoform X1 — encoded protein: MALASSVKVVLGSIAFATFWILAVFPAVPFLPIGRTAGSLLGAMLMVLFRVLTPDQAYAAIDLPILGLLFGTMVVSIYLERADMFKYLGKLLLWKSKGAKDLICRVCLISAISSALFTNDTSCVVLTEFVLKVARQHNLPPHPFLLALASSANIGSAATPIGNPQNLVIAVQSKIPFGKFVLGILPAMLVGVCVNALLLLCMFWKLLSIQKDVEDATGEVVGEEDMISHRFSPATLSHSASFNSQELNSRLEAKSGLSSPVVENLRNRVPSAETEIQRVYSAGAFESARNSSASKIEETNDVASQKKEEPVALKMTRSKEKLGDNCTTTDQSREGKENLTTKWRRMFWKSGVYFVTIGMLVALLMGLNMSWCAITAALALVVLDFKDAWPSLEKVSYSLLIFFCGMFITVDGFNKTGIPSTLWDFMEPHAKIDHVSGIAALAVTILVLSNVASNVPTVLLLGGRVAASAALISAADEKKAWLLLAWVSTVAGNLSLLGSAANLIVCEQARQAPHLAYNLSFWSHLKFGVPSTIIVTAIGLTLIR